In Ruania alkalisoli, the DNA window GACCTGGAGGCGATCGGGAGGCGCGAGGAAGCGCGTCCGGAGCACGTCACCGACGCCGAGGATGAGCGGCGGCGCACCCTGCCGTTCCTGCTGGTGGAGTACGCCCACGCGATGGGCAACGGGCCCGGTTCGCTGCAGGACTACCAGCAGATCCTGGAGAGTTCGGACCGCTTCTGCGGCGGGTTCGTCTGGGAGTGGATCGACCACGGTTTCGATGCGCTCACCGCCGATGGCACGCCTTTCACGCTGCACGGCGGAGCCGTCGACTACCGGCCCAGCGGCGGGCGCTACTGCCTGGACGGGCTGGTACTCGCCGACCGCACCCCCACCCCGGGCCTGACGCAGCTGGCGAAGGCGTACGAGCCGGTGCGGATCACGATCGGGGATGCGATCACGGTCACCAACCTGCGCCATGCCGCCGACACCGCGGACCTGCAGTGGCGCTGGGAAGCACTCGTGGACGGCCACCCGATCGCCGAGGGCGAGCTTGAGGTTCCCGTGGTCCCCGCCGGGGGCACCGGTGAGGTGGGCCTTCCTGAGGCCATGCCAGAACTGCCCGGCGACGGCGAAGCTCACCTGAGCGCCGAGGCCCGCCTCGCGCACGACACCGCCTGGGCTCTGGCGGGCCACGTGGTCTCATGGGGCCAGCACCAGCTGCGCTCCGGTGGATCGCGCGTTCAGGGAGCGCCCACGGGCACAGGCTCAGGCGCTGGAAACACGGTGGCGCCTGCGGCAGCCCGGACGAGCGGCGCCCGCGGCGAGGGAGACATCCGGGCGCACGGGACGCCGTCGGCAATCGTGCTCGGGCCGGCCACCTTCGATGGTGAGACCGGGCGCCTGGTGCGCCTGGGAGACCTCGAGCTGGAGGGTCCGTGGCTGGATGTGCACCGCGCCCCCACCGAGAACGACCGGGGTCAGGGAGGCCGCAACGATCTCGCGGGGGCGTGGGCCGCCGTCGGGATGGACCGGATGCTGCACCGCACGCTGGACGTGCAGGTACGCCCGGAGGGTGTGAACGTGACCGGCCGGGTGGCCGCCGCCACGCATCCGCACGCCCTGGAGTACCAGCTCGACTGGACGCTGGACGCCGGGCTGCTGTGGCTGGACGTGCAGGTCGACTTCACCGGGCCATGGGACTCGACACCCCTCAAGGGGCTGGAGATCGTGCTGCCCCGGTTGGGGTTGTTGTTCAGGCTGCCGGGTGGCTACACGAGTGCCGCGTGGTTCGGGCGCGGTCCGGGTGACAGTTATGCGGACTCCTTCGCGGGAACCCGGGTGGGCCGGTGGCAGGCGACGATCGACGATCTGCAGGTCCACTATCCGGTGCCGCAGGAGAACGGCAACCACGTTCATACGCGGGAAGTGACGATCTCGGGGCCCGGGGTGCCAGACCTGCGCGCGGTGGGCGATCCGCTGTTCGACTTCACCGCTCGGCGTTGGACGTCGACGGATCTGCAGCAGGCGCGATTCCCGCACGAGCTGCGCGATTCCGGGCACGTCTGGCTGAACCTGGACCATGGCCAGCTGGGCCTGGGGTCGGCCTCGGTGGGGCCGGCACTTCCCGAGGAGTACCGCCTTTCCCGGAGCCAGACGTCGTGGCGGATCGGACTGTCGGCACGCCCTTCATGATGAATAATAATGCACAGTTGATTCTGTAGTTACATCGGGTTACGCTCGGGGCGAGTCACACAGCGGGCCGCGCCTCGGTGCGCGACCCTCGTCAAGGAGGACGTCATGAACATTCGTCACCGGCGGCGCACCGTCGTCACTGCGAGCGCACTGCTCGCCACATCACTCACCCTCGCCGCTTGTTCTGGCGGGGAGGACACCGATTCCGGTTCCGGTTCGGACACCGGCTCGGACTCCGACGCAGGGTCGAGCATCGGCACCGACCCAGACACCTTCGAGGTGCTCACCGCGAACGAGAACCCCACCCTGCGCGACCAGCTCGACGCCCTCGCTGCGAACCAGTGTTCGGCCGAGAATGACGCGCTGCCGCTGGAGCACCGCACCATCGCCC includes these proteins:
- a CDS encoding glycoside hydrolase family 2 TIM barrel-domain containing protein, translating into MSTARYWESHTPGEGRRRPRAEARTDARTLSLNGTWRFRLCPTAEGTGAEFLAEDFDDSAWDEIRVPSHWVLESVTPLAGGEQRSLRGSAEGPLYTNTAFPIPIDPPRVPTENPTGDYRLVFDAPADWGTSILRLRGVDSCAKVWLNGVELGWSTGSRLPVEYDAPVRPGRNVLCVRVHRWSAGTYLEDQDMWWLPGIFRDVDVIERPTAAIEDHHVHADYDHSTGLGTLRVDAEVTDGSPARVRVPELGIDIGAGEQVTATVAPWSADSPRLYRGTLSTAEETIELAIGFRRVEITDGVLLANGAPLRFRGVNRHEHDPATGRTQDRATMIRDIEMMKQANIDAVRTSHYPPHPDFLSLCDEYGLWVVEECDLETHGFIYAGWEGNPVDDPAWFPALQDRIERMVEPDKNHPSVVIWSMANESWTGAGFDVLERWIRERDPSRPVLYERDPSYRNSDFYSCMYPSLEDLEAIGRREEARPEHVTDAEDERRRTLPFLLVEYAHAMGNGPGSLQDYQQILESSDRFCGGFVWEWIDHGFDALTADGTPFTLHGGAVDYRPSGGRYCLDGLVLADRTPTPGLTQLAKAYEPVRITIGDAITVTNLRHAADTADLQWRWEALVDGHPIAEGELEVPVVPAGGTGEVGLPEAMPELPGDGEAHLSAEARLAHDTAWALAGHVVSWGQHQLRSGGSRVQGAPTGTGSGAGNTVAPAAARTSGARGEGDIRAHGTPSAIVLGPATFDGETGRLVRLGDLELEGPWLDVHRAPTENDRGQGGRNDLAGAWAAVGMDRMLHRTLDVQVRPEGVNVTGRVAAATHPHALEYQLDWTLDAGLLWLDVQVDFTGPWDSTPLKGLEIVLPRLGLLFRLPGGYTSAAWFGRGPGDSYADSFAGTRVGRWQATIDDLQVHYPVPQENGNHVHTREVTISGPGVPDLRAVGDPLFDFTARRWTSTDLQQARFPHELRDSGHVWLNLDHGQLGLGSASVGPALPEEYRLSRSQTSWRIGLSARPS